In the genome of Streptomyces aquilus, the window GAACAACTCCTGCCGCTGGCCCGCCGGTTGAGCGAGGCGCTGCGGGCCAGGACCTTCGACGCCGACGAGGGCAGGGCCGTCGGCGCCGCGCTCGTCACGGTGCACTGCACCGACCCGGAGGCGCTCAGCCGGACGCTGGACTGCGTCGACGCCTATCTGGTGCTGTACTGCGGCGGCGACGGCGACCAGCAGGACCTGCGGGTGCGCGCCTCCCGTATCCAGCACGCCATGGCCGCCGGGTTCGCGCAGGCGCTGCGTGAGCGGACGCTGGCCGAGCAGGAGGCGATCTCCGCGGCCGCGCTGAAGGCGCAGGGCGTGGTCGCCGAGGCGCTGCACGCGAGTGAGGCCCGCTTCCGCGCGGTGTTCGAGGGCGCCGCCATAGGGATCGGCATGGCCGACCTCGACGGCAACATCCTCCAGGTCAACGAGGCGCTGCTGCGGATGTTCGGCATCACCGAGAAGGCGATGCTGGGCCGCAACGTGGCGGAGTGGACCCACCCCGAGGACGCGCCGCAGACCTGGACCCTCTACGACGAACTCGTCCGCGGCGACCGCGAGCACTACCACGTGGAGAAGGCGTTCTCCCGCCCTGACGGAACGGTCCTGTGGACCAACCTCACGGTCTCCCTGCTGCGCGACGCGGACGGCAACCCGCAGTACCAGCTGGCGCTGATGGAGGACACCACCGAGCGCCGGCTCCTCAACCTCCGGCTGCGCTACGAGGCCACCCACGACGCGCTCACCGGCCTGCCCAACCGCACCTTCTTCTTCGAACGCCTGGAGAAGGCGCTCGGCGCGGGCAAGGGTCAGCGGTTCGGGCTGTGCTACCTCGACCTCGACGGCTTCAAGACCATCAACGACAGCCTCGGCCACGCGGCCGGCGACCGGCTGCTCGTCGAGGTGGCCGACCGGCTCCAGTCCTGCACGACCGCGCCCGGTGAGATGGTCGCTCGTCTGGGCGGTGACGAGTTCGTGGCGCTGACGACGGGGACCGACACCGAGCGCGGGGTCGACGAGCTCGCCTCGCGGATCATGAACGCGCTGGTCGCCCCGGTCAGCGTCGACGGCCGTGAGCTGACCGTGCGCGGCAGCATCGGCATCGTCGAGGGCCCGGCCGGGGAGCGCAGCGCGGCGGAGGTGCTGCGCAGCGCCGACATCACGATGTACCGGGCCAAGGCCTCGGGCGGCAACCGCTTCGAGCTGGCGGACGCGGAGGCGGACGCGCGGGCGATCACCCGGCACGGCCTGACGACCGCGCTGCCCACGGCCCTGGACCGGGGCGAGTTCTTCATCGAGTACCAGCCGCTGGTCCACCTCGGCGACGGCAGCGTCCGCGGCGCCGAGGCCCTGGTCCGCTGGCTGCATCCGCAGCACGGCGTCCTCGGCCCCGACCGGTTCATCCCGCTCGCCGAGCACACCGGTCTGATCGTCCCGCTGGGCCGCTGGGTCCTGGAACAGTCCGTCCGGCAGGCCCGTGACTGGCGCGAGCGGCACGCGGACGCAGGGCCGATGCGCATCAACGTCAACCTCTCGCCGTGCCAGCTCACCCACCCCGGCCTGGTGCAGGACACGGTGGACATCCTGGAGCGCACGGGCGTCGAGCCCGACGCGCTCTGCCTGGAGGTCACCGAGTCGGCGCTGATCGGCGCGGACGACGACCTGCTCAAGCCCTTGCGCCGGCTGGCCGAGATGGGCGTCGACATCGCCCTGGACGACTTCGGCACCGGCTACTCGAACCTGGCGAACCTGCGCCGCCTGCCGGTGAGCATCCTCAAGCTGGACCGCTCCTTCACCCAGAGCATGCAGCAGTTCCCGGCCGACCCCGTCGACCTGAAGATCGTCGAGGGCATCGTCTCGCTCGCGCACAGCCTGGACCTCGCGGTCACGGTCGAGGGCGTGGAGACCGGCGCCCAGGCCGAGCAGCTGCGGATACTGGGCTGCGACACGGCCCAGGGCTGGTACTACGCCCGGCCCGGCCCGCCGGAGCGGCTGCACCAGCTGGCGCTGGTGGACGCGACGGGGTGAGGACCGTGGCCGCGCGGTGATCCGTGCGGTGGCTGTCCGGTGAACCGTTGCGGTGGCTGGCCGGTGTCCCCCTTCCTACGATCGAAGAGGGGCCACCGGCACCCTGAGCGGAGGGAGCGCGGACATGGACGTCACCAACATGCGTCGCCTCTTCGAGGCCCACCGCGAGGCCGAGGCGGCGCGCGACATCGACTCGATCCTCCAGACCTTCGTCGACGACTGCTTCCTGGAGACCCAGGCCCTGGGGCTGCGCAGTCAGGGGCGGGACGCGGTGCGAGCCGCGTACGAACAGCAGTACTTCATCGCCTTCCCGGACCTCACTCCGCAGGACGAGGGCATCGCCTTCGGTGACCAGGTCATCGTGGTGTGGGGGACGCTGCGCGGCACGAGCCGGGGCGACTGGCTCGGGGTTCCGCCCGGTGGAGGTTCCTTCGAGGTGCCCTTCGCCAACGTCGTCCCCTTCGAGCAGGGCCTCATGGCCGGCGAGACGATCTACTTCGACCTGGCCACGCTGTGCGAACAGGCGAGGATCCCGCTGGACGCCGTACGGCAGGCAGCGGCGGAGCGTAGGGCGCGCTAGCGGGCCGTCACCTTTCGAGCAGCATCCGCTGCAACTCCCGTGCGGCGCGCGGCGGTGCCACGTCGCTGCGGTGGGCCAAGGCGATCGTGCGGTGCAGACCGGGACGGGCGAGCGGCGTGACCCGGAGGCCCCGGCCGGAACGCGCCGCGACCATGCGCGGTACGACGGCCACCCCCAGCCCCGCGCGCACGAACCCCAGCACCGCGTCCATCTCCCCGCCCTCCACCGCGAAGTCCGGCTCGAAGCCCTCGGCACGACAGGCGGCGACCGTCAGTTCGCGCAGGTCGTAGCCGTGCCGGAACATCACCAGACGTTCGCCCTCCAGGTCGGCGATGCGTACGGTGCGGCGGCCGTCGCCCGGCTTGGGAGCCTCCGGGGACGAGACCACCACCAGGTCCTCCCGCAGCAGCTCCACCGTCGTCAGCGCGGGGGAGGGTGTCGGGAGCGGGAGCACGACCAGCGCGAGGTCCAGGGCGCCACGGGCCAGTTCGCGGACCAGGTCGTGGGAGCCACCCTCCTCGATGAGGAGCCGGATGCCGGGATAGCGGTCGTGGAAGGCGCGCAGGACGTCCGGGAGGAGACCGGTGCACAGGCTGGGGGTCGCGCCCAGGCGGACCCGGCCGCTGCGCAGCTGGACCAGTTCCTGCACCTCGTACCGGGCGGTGTCCGCGTCGGCCAGGATGCGGCGGGCGAGCGGGAGCAGGGCCTCGCCCGCGTCGGTGAGGGTGATGTTGCCCCGGGCCCGGAGGAACAGGTCCGCGCCCAGCTCCCGCTCCAGCGCCTTGATCTGCTGGGACAGCGACGGCTGGGCGACGTGGACCAGGTCCGCGGCCCGGGTGAAGTGCCTGGTCTCGGCGACCGCCACGAAGTACTGGAGCTGCGTGAACTGCATGGCCGTACGATAACCGCTCGATAGCCACAGCCTATGGAAACAAGGCGGACCATGTCTTGGACCGATGGGGCCGCACGGCCCTAGCGTTCATGAACATGGCACTGGCAACGCGGACGGACCGACGGCCGTCCATGGCACGCACCGTGTGGGACAGCTCCGTCGGCAAGAAGACGGTGATGGCCGTCAGCGGGCTGATCATGCTGTCGTACCTGGTCGTCCACATGATCGGGAACCTGAAGATCTTCTTCGGGGCCGGCGAGTTCAACCACTACGCGCACTGGCTGCGCACCCTCGGCGAGCCGTTCATGCACTACGAGTGGACGCTGTGGGTCATCCGCGTCGTCCTCGTCGTCGCGGTCGTCGCGCACGCCGTCTCCGCCTACCAGCTCAGCCGCCGCGACATCAAGGCGCGACCCACCAAGTACGTCCACGGCAAGCCGCGGGCCAGCTACGCGACCCGCACCATGCGCTGGGGCGGCATCATCCTCGGCCTCTTCATCGTCTGGCACATCCTGGACCTGACGACCGGCACTGTGCACTCGGGCGGCTTCCAGGAGGGGCACCCCTACCAGAACGTCGTGGACACCTTCTCCACCTGGTACGGCAACGTCATCTACATCGTCGCGATGCTCGCCCTCGGCCTGCACGTCCGGCACGGCTTCTGGAGCGCCGCCCAGACCCTCGGCGCCGGCAGCCGCACCCGCGACCGCGCCCTGAAGGCCACGGCCAACGTCCTCGCACTGCTGCTCACGGCCGGCTTCATCGCCGTACCCGTGGGCGTCATGACCGGAGTGGTGAGCTGAACATGACCTCTTACGCGCAGTACGCGACCGGCGAACCGGTCGTCGACACCAAGGCCCCGTCCGGCCCGGTCAACGAGCGCTGGGACAAGCGCCGTTTCGAGGCCAAGCTGGTCAACCCCGCCAACCGGCGCAAGCACACCGTGATCGTGGTGGGGACGGGGCTGGCGGGTGGTTCGGCGGGTGCCACGCTCGCCGAACAGGGGTACCACGTAGTCCAGTTCTGCTACCAGGACTCCCCGCGCCGCGCCCACTCCATCGCCGCGCAAGGAGGCATCAACGCGGCGAAGAACTACCGCAACGACGGCGACTCCATCCACCGGCTGTTCTACGACACCGTCAAGGGCGGCGACTTCCGGGCCCGGGAGTCGAACGTGCACCGGCTCGCGCAGATCTCCGTCGAGATCATCGACCAGTGCGTGGCGCAGGGCGTGCCGTTCGCGCGGGAGTACGGCGGCTTGCTCGACACCCGGTCCTTCGGCGGTGTGCAGGTCTCGCGCACCTTCTACGCCCGTGGCCAGACGGGTCAGCAGCTGCTGCTCGGCGCCTACCAGGCCCTCAGCCGGCAGATCGCCGCCGGGAACATCGAGATGCACCCGCGGACCGAGATGCTCGACCTGATCGTCGTCGACGGGCGGGCCCGCGGGATCGTGGCCCGGGACCTCATCACCGGGAAGATCTCCACCTACTTCGCGGACGCCGTCGTCCTCGCCAGCGGTGGCTACGGCAACGTCTTCTACCTGTCGACCAACGCGATGAACTCCAACGCCACCGCCATCTGGCGGGCCCACCGGCGCGGCGCGTACTTCGCCAACCCCTGCTTCACGCAGATCCATCCCACCTGCATCCCGCGCACCGGCGACCACCAGTCCAAGCTGACGCTGATGAGCGAGTCGCTGCGCAACGACGGCCGGATCTGGGTGCCGAAGGCCAAGGGCGACGACCGGCCGCCGAACAAGATCCCCGAGGACGAGCGCGACTACTACCTGGAGCGCATCTACCCCTCCTTCGGCAACCTCGTCCCCCGTGACATCGCCTCCCGCGCCGCGAAGAACGTCTGCGACGAGGGGCGCGGGGTCGGACCCGGCGGGCAGGGCGTCTACCTCGACTTCGCCGACGCCATCAAGCGCCTGGGCCGCAAGGCGGTCGAGGCCAAGTACGGCAACCTCTTCGACATGTACGCGCGGATCACCGACGAGGACCCGTACCAGGTCCCGATGCGGATCTACCCCGCCGTGCACTACACGATGGGCGGGCTGTGGGTCGACTACGACCTCCAGACCACCATCCCCGGCCTGTTCGCGATCGGTGAGGCCAACTTCTCCGACCACGGCGCGAACCGGCTCGGTGCCTCGGCGCTGATGCAGGGGCTCGCCGACGGCTACTTCGTGCTCCCGGCGACCATCAACGACTACCTCGCCCGCAACCCGGACCAGGGCGAGGTGAGCGTCGAACACCCCGTCGTCCAGGAGGTGTTGGCGGAGACCGAGGACCGGCTCAACCTGCTGCTCGCCGTCGACGGCGACCGCACCCCCGACTCCTTCCACCGCGAGGTCGGCGAACTCATGTGGGAGTTCTGCGGCATGGCCCGCACCGACGCCGGACTGCGCAAGGCCCTGGAGCGCATCCCGCAGATCCGCGAGGAGTTCTGGCGGCGCATCAAGGTCCCCGGCACCGGCGAGGAGTTCAACCAGTCGCTGGAGAAGGCGAATCGCGTGGTCGACTACCTGGAGCTCGCCGAGCTCATGTGCCTCGACGCACTGCACCGCGCCGAGTCCTGCGGCGGCCACTTCCGCGAGGAGTCCCAGACCCCGGACGGCGAAGCGGCCCGCCGGGACGAGGAGTTCGCCTACGCGGCCGCCTGGGAGTTCACGAGCACCGGCTCATCTCCCGTACTGCACAAGGAAGACCTGGTCTTCGAGTACGTCCACCCCACCCAGCGGAGCTACGCATGAAGCTCACCCTGCGCGTCTGGCGGCAGAAGAACGCCGACGCCGAAGGCGCCATGTCCACGTACGAGGTGGACGGCATCTCCTCCGACATGTCCTTCCTGGAGATGCTCGACACGCTCAACGAGGAGCTCATCCTGCGCGGTGAGGACCCCGTCGCCTTCGACCACGACTGCCGCGAGGGCATCTGCGGCGCCTGCTCACTCGTCATCAACGGCGACGCCCACGGGCCCGAGCGCACCACCACCTGCCAACTGCACATGCGGTCCTTCAAGGACGGCGACACGATCGACATCGAGCCGTGGCGGGCGTCGGCGTTCCCGGTGATCAAGGACCTGGTCGTGGACCGGTCGGCCTTCGACCGGATCATCCAGGCGGGCGGCTACATCACCGCGCCGACGGGTGCCGCGCCGGAGGCGCATGCCACGCCGGTGCCCAAGCCGGACGCCGACTTCGCCTTCGAGCACGCCGAGTGCATCGGCTGCGGGGCGTGTGTCGCCGCGTGCCCCAACGGGGCGGCGATGCTGTTCACCTCCGCCAAGGTCAACCACCTGAACGTGCTGCCGCAGGGGGCGCCCGAGCGGGAGACGCGGGTCCTGGACATGGTGGCGCAGATGGACGAGGAGGGCTTCGGCGGCTGCACCCTCACCGGCGAGTGCGCGACCGCCTGCCCGAAGGGCATCCCGCTGATGTCGATCACGAGCATGAACAAGGAGTGGCTGCGGGCCACGCGCAAGGTCGCCAAGAGGTAGACCCGCCGGTCACTGGCGAGGTCGCCAAGAGGCAGACCGCACAAGGACGTTCGCCGACAGGGTGCGGACGGGCGGGGCCGGGAGTGGTGCTCCCCGGCCCCGTCTCGCGTTCCCGGCCTCGATAGCCTGTGCGCATGATCTTCGGAACACAGACGGGGGAGCGGTTCCTCGAGGCCGTCACCGCATTCGAGACCGCGGTGCGCGGACAGGACCCGGACGGGGCCGAGCGCGCGTTCCAGGAGCTGCACCGCAGCCTCGGCGAGGCGGGCCCGCACGAGACCGCGCAGGCCGCACCCCGGCTCGCCGCGCTGCTCCCCGAGGTGCCGCCGGGGCCGCGCGGCGTCGTGGCGGTGATCGTCGGCGCGTGCGTGGAACGCGGCGCGGACCCGCGGCCCTGCGCCCCGTATGTCTTCGTGGAGCTGGCCGAAACCCTCGCCGAGATCGGGGAGTTCTGCGAACGCTGGCAGGAGACCGGCGGCGGCGACCACCCCCACCCGGACGACAGCGACGCCCACCCGGCCCTCTTCGAGCGGGTGGGCCCCGAAGCGGCCCTGGCCTGGCTGTCGTTGCCCCAGTTCGAGATGGCCTGCCTCGCCCTGCTCAACGACCCCGGCGTGCGCACCGCGCTGGACAGGTCGCTGCGCGCCCGGCTGGTGCGGGCGGTCACCGCGGTCGAGGAGACGACCGGGCACCAGTTCAAGTGCCTGAAGTACGCGCTGCTCGTCCTCGACGACGAACCGCTGGTCGTCCTGCACCGCCCGTCCGGCACCGGCTACCGGATGCGCATGGGCGGCATAGGCGACAACTTCCAGCTGCACACCCTCCTCGCGGACCTCCTCGTCGGCGGCGGTCACGTGCCCGGCCGGGCCCCGTCGCCGCAGGAGGTCGCCGTGTGCCGGGACGCGCCCGGACAGGTGCACACCGTGGGCTCCTTCAACCTCATGACACCCGGCGGGGAGTGGGTGTGGAACGAGGGCACCCCGGCCGACATCCCCGTCGTCGACGGCGTACGCCTGCTCGTCCTGGACCCGCCGGCCTACGAGCGCAGCTGGCCCTCGGGCCGGTTCTTCCCGAACATGACCGGAGACCTCGTCCTGGAGCGCGTCCTCGACGAGGCGGAGACGCGCTACTGGCTGGAAGGTTGCGTCCCGGCCACGTGACGGTCACGGACCACGGCGTTCAACAACCCCACATCCCGGCTCCCGCCCCCGGTCATGTACCGGCCAGACGGCATCGGAAGAACAGGTACGCGCAGGTCGTTCCCGCCGGCCTGTTCTTCCCCTCAGGCCGACCGGCCCGTGACCTGGAGTGAGCCATGACCGCCGTATCCGCTCTGGACTCCCCGCCCCTCTCCGCCACCCCCACCCGCTACACCGTCTCCCTGGCCCGTGACGAGGCCGACGTGCGCGCCGCCCAGCGGCTGCGGCACGACGTGTTCGCCGGCGAGATGGGCGCCCTGCTCGCGAGCCCCCAGCCGGGGCACGACGTCGACGCCTTCGACGCCTACTGCGACCACCTGCTCGTCACCGACACGAGCACCGGACAGGTCGTCGGCACCTACCGGCTGCTGCCGCCCGAGCGGGCCGCGATCGCCGGACGCCTGTACTCCGAGGGCGAGTTCGACCTCGCCCCGCTCGACGCGCTGCGCCCCGGCCTGGTCGAGGTCGGCCGCTCCTGCGTGCACCCCGACCACCGGGACGGCGCCGTCATCTCGCTCATCTGGGCCGGCATCGCCCGCTACATGATCGACCGCGGCCACGAGTGGCTGGCCGGCTGCTGCTCCATCCCGCTCGCCGACGGCGGCGCACTGGCCTCCGCGACCTGGGACCGGGTGCGGGCCAAGCACCTGGCGCCGGAGGAGTTCCGGGTGCGCCCGCTGCTGCCGTGGGTCCCCGGCGAGCCCGCCGCCGGACGCGGCGAGCTGCCCGCCCTGTTGCGCGGCTACCTCCGGCTCGGCGCCTGGGTCTGCGGGGAGCCCGCCCACGACCCGGACTTCGGGGTCGCCGACCTGTACGTGCTGCTGTCGATGCGCCGGGTCAACCCGCGCTATCTGCGGCACTTCCTCTCCCTCGTGCCGGCCTGATGAGCGTCTGGCTGCCGAGCGCGCCCTGCACCCCGGGGACGTGCGTGGAGCCGACGGGGTCCGCCACGGCCGTACCGCGTGCCGTGCTGCGGCTCGTGGCGGTCGTGGCCCTGGTGCTCGCCGGGGTCGCG includes:
- a CDS encoding putative bifunctional diguanylate cyclase/phosphodiesterase, which gives rise to MIAEPDGPEDRLRRFATIWSRAVFPVTTTSSTRPEFEEQLLPLARRLSEALRARTFDADEGRAVGAALVTVHCTDPEALSRTLDCVDAYLVLYCGGDGDQQDLRVRASRIQHAMAAGFAQALRERTLAEQEAISAAALKAQGVVAEALHASEARFRAVFEGAAIGIGMADLDGNILQVNEALLRMFGITEKAMLGRNVAEWTHPEDAPQTWTLYDELVRGDREHYHVEKAFSRPDGTVLWTNLTVSLLRDADGNPQYQLALMEDTTERRLLNLRLRYEATHDALTGLPNRTFFFERLEKALGAGKGQRFGLCYLDLDGFKTINDSLGHAAGDRLLVEVADRLQSCTTAPGEMVARLGGDEFVALTTGTDTERGVDELASRIMNALVAPVSVDGRELTVRGSIGIVEGPAGERSAAEVLRSADITMYRAKASGGNRFELADAEADARAITRHGLTTALPTALDRGEFFIEYQPLVHLGDGSVRGAEALVRWLHPQHGVLGPDRFIPLAEHTGLIVPLGRWVLEQSVRQARDWRERHADAGPMRINVNLSPCQLTHPGLVQDTVDILERTGVEPDALCLEVTESALIGADDDLLKPLRRLAEMGVDIALDDFGTGYSNLANLRRLPVSILKLDRSFTQSMQQFPADPVDLKIVEGIVSLAHSLDLAVTVEGVETGAQAEQLRILGCDTAQGWYYARPGPPERLHQLALVDATG
- a CDS encoding ester cyclase, with amino-acid sequence MDVTNMRRLFEAHREAEAARDIDSILQTFVDDCFLETQALGLRSQGRDAVRAAYEQQYFIAFPDLTPQDEGIAFGDQVIVVWGTLRGTSRGDWLGVPPGGGSFEVPFANVVPFEQGLMAGETIYFDLATLCEQARIPLDAVRQAAAERRAR
- a CDS encoding LysR family transcriptional regulator, with protein sequence MQFTQLQYFVAVAETRHFTRAADLVHVAQPSLSQQIKALERELGADLFLRARGNITLTDAGEALLPLARRILADADTARYEVQELVQLRSGRVRLGATPSLCTGLLPDVLRAFHDRYPGIRLLIEEGGSHDLVRELARGALDLALVVLPLPTPSPALTTVELLREDLVVVSSPEAPKPGDGRRTVRIADLEGERLVMFRHGYDLRELTVAACRAEGFEPDFAVEGGEMDAVLGFVRAGLGVAVVPRMVAARSGRGLRVTPLARPGLHRTIALAHRSDVAPPRAARELQRMLLER
- a CDS encoding succinate dehydrogenase → MARTVWDSSVGKKTVMAVSGLIMLSYLVVHMIGNLKIFFGAGEFNHYAHWLRTLGEPFMHYEWTLWVIRVVLVVAVVAHAVSAYQLSRRDIKARPTKYVHGKPRASYATRTMRWGGIILGLFIVWHILDLTTGTVHSGGFQEGHPYQNVVDTFSTWYGNVIYIVAMLALGLHVRHGFWSAAQTLGAGSRTRDRALKATANVLALLLTAGFIAVPVGVMTGVVS
- a CDS encoding fumarate reductase/succinate dehydrogenase flavoprotein subunit, with translation MTSYAQYATGEPVVDTKAPSGPVNERWDKRRFEAKLVNPANRRKHTVIVVGTGLAGGSAGATLAEQGYHVVQFCYQDSPRRAHSIAAQGGINAAKNYRNDGDSIHRLFYDTVKGGDFRARESNVHRLAQISVEIIDQCVAQGVPFAREYGGLLDTRSFGGVQVSRTFYARGQTGQQLLLGAYQALSRQIAAGNIEMHPRTEMLDLIVVDGRARGIVARDLITGKISTYFADAVVLASGGYGNVFYLSTNAMNSNATAIWRAHRRGAYFANPCFTQIHPTCIPRTGDHQSKLTLMSESLRNDGRIWVPKAKGDDRPPNKIPEDERDYYLERIYPSFGNLVPRDIASRAAKNVCDEGRGVGPGGQGVYLDFADAIKRLGRKAVEAKYGNLFDMYARITDEDPYQVPMRIYPAVHYTMGGLWVDYDLQTTIPGLFAIGEANFSDHGANRLGASALMQGLADGYFVLPATINDYLARNPDQGEVSVEHPVVQEVLAETEDRLNLLLAVDGDRTPDSFHREVGELMWEFCGMARTDAGLRKALERIPQIREEFWRRIKVPGTGEEFNQSLEKANRVVDYLELAELMCLDALHRAESCGGHFREESQTPDGEAARRDEEFAYAAAWEFTSTGSSPVLHKEDLVFEYVHPTQRSYA
- a CDS encoding succinate dehydrogenase/fumarate reductase iron-sulfur subunit: MKLTLRVWRQKNADAEGAMSTYEVDGISSDMSFLEMLDTLNEELILRGEDPVAFDHDCREGICGACSLVINGDAHGPERTTTCQLHMRSFKDGDTIDIEPWRASAFPVIKDLVVDRSAFDRIIQAGGYITAPTGAAPEAHATPVPKPDADFAFEHAECIGCGACVAACPNGAAMLFTSAKVNHLNVLPQGAPERETRVLDMVAQMDEEGFGGCTLTGECATACPKGIPLMSITSMNKEWLRATRKVAKR
- a CDS encoding GNAT family N-acetyltransferase; protein product: MTAVSALDSPPLSATPTRYTVSLARDEADVRAAQRLRHDVFAGEMGALLASPQPGHDVDAFDAYCDHLLVTDTSTGQVVGTYRLLPPERAAIAGRLYSEGEFDLAPLDALRPGLVEVGRSCVHPDHRDGAVISLIWAGIARYMIDRGHEWLAGCCSIPLADGGALASATWDRVRAKHLAPEEFRVRPLLPWVPGEPAAGRGELPALLRGYLRLGAWVCGEPAHDPDFGVADLYVLLSMRRVNPRYLRHFLSLVPA